Below is a genomic region from Lonsdalea populi.
TAATGCCGTCGTCATTCAGGGCGTTGGTCAGATGCGCAATCACCTGAACATGTTCGTTATTGCGGGCCGCAATCCCAATCACCAACCGCGCGACGTCGTCCGGCTCGGAGCCGAACCGCACCCCTTGCGGATATTGGCAAATCACGACGCCGGTGCGCAGGACGCGGTCTTTGGCTTCAACGGTACCGTGCGGTACGGCGATGGACTCGCCCAGATAGGTTGAGGTCATGGCCTCGCGCTCCAGCATCGCCTCGACGTAGGCTGGCTCCACGTATCCCCCCGCTACCAGCTGTTCGCCCGCAAAGCGAATGGCCTGCTCTTTGTCGTCGGCCTGGAGATTGAGGAAAATGTTGCTTTCGCCCAGCTCGAACAGGTTGGATTCATACTCAGCCGGGTCGAACCAGTTATCATTGGCAGCGACAATCGTTTGATTAATCAGCCGGTTATCGTTCGCCGCAACGGGATGGTGCGCCGCCAGCAGCCGGGTCGTCAGCTCGTTGTACAGGCTGCTGTCGAGGAAGTTACTGAGGGAAAGATGAATCGCGTGCGGCGCGTGCTGCAACGCTCGTTCGGTAAGATCCTGGTGGGTTATGACCAGATCGACCTCTTCCGGCAGGCTGTTGATCGCCATATTCGTGACCGAAATATGCGTCAGTCCAGCATCCTTTATCTTCTTGCGCAGCACGCCCGCACCCATCGCGCTCGACCCCATTCCGGCATCGCAGGCCACGATGACCCTTCGCACCAAACTCAGATCCTGTGAGGCATCCAGCGTCGCGCGCATAGCGGGCTGTGGCCGGGCTACGCCCGGCGCTTTGCCGCCTTTCGACTTCTGCTTCATGCTCTGCATACGACGGGTTGCGTCCGCCAGACCGTTATCTTCTTCATCTCCCACCGGCACGCGTTTCAGCATGACCGCAGAGACCATGAAAGACACCAGCCCGGACAGCATAATGGAGAGCACCACGCCGATCAGCGACGACTTGGGCGTCATCAGCAGAACGGCGAAGATCGAGCCGGGCGACGCCGGAGAGACCAGCCCCGCGTTGAACAGGGTCAGCGTGAAGACACCGGTCATGCCGCCGAGGATCACCGCCAGCATCAGGCGCGGATTCATCAGGACATACGGGAAATAGATTTCATGGATACCGCCGAAGAAGTGAATGATGGCGGCGCCTGGGGCTGATTGTTTCGCGCTGCCCTTTCCGAAGAACATGTAGGCCAGCAGCAGGCCCAGTCCCGGACCGGGGTTGGCTTCGATCAGGAAGACCACCGACTTGCCGGTTTCCGTCGCCTGCTGGATCCCCAGCGGCGAGAAAATCCCGTGGTTGATGGCGTTGTTGAGGAACAGGACTTTCGCCGGCTCCACGAAGATCGAGGTCAACGGCAGCAGGTTGCCCTGCACCAGCAGGTTCACGCCGGTCGCCAGCACCTTGGACAGCGATGAGACCAGCGGTCCGATGGCCAGAAAAGCCAGTCCCGCCAGCAGCATGCCGAGGATCCCAGCCGAGAAGTTGTTGACCAGCATTTCGAAGCCGCTTTTGATTTTGCCGTCAACCCAGCGGTCGAAGCGTTTGATCGCCCAGCCGCCCAGCGGTCCGGCCATCATCGCCCCCATGAACATCGGCATGTCTGCGCCGACGATGACACCCATCGTGGTGATAGCCCCCACGACCCCCCCGCGTTCGCCGCCTACCAGCCGGCCGCCGGTATAACCAATCAGCAGCGGCAACAGGTAGGTGATCATGGGTTCGACCAGTTTGGCCAAAGTCTCATTTGGCAGCCAGCCGGTTGGAATAAACAGCGCGGTGATCAGGCCCCAGGCGATGAATGCGCCGATATTGGGCATCACCATGTTGCTGAGGAAGCGGCCAAAATTCTGTATCTTGACCTTAACAGTTGGTGATAGCATAAAACTCACTCCCCTCGGTGGTACGCGCTAAGGGATGGTGCGCGTCGTAATAGTGAGATGGTTTCGCCAAAAACCATCGGTCGTTCTGTAGACAAATCGACTCTATCACGCCGTTTTCACCCCTAGTACCCCGAGGGGAATTTGTGACTGAGATCACCCACCTCCCCCCTTCCAACCCGGCTTTAGCGAGATCGCCATCACAAATCGGAGCTGAAAGTCAGCCACATTGTTAACAAATGACGCGCCATCGCCTTGTTTTTGTGACTCACATCACGTAGCGAGCGCGCAACTTTGTTTTAACATTGTGATGAATGTCACACGACATTTCGCCATCCGGAGACCTGAACCCGGCCTGACGGCTTTGCTCGTCCTCTTTTATTGAAGAGAGCCCTGGGAAATGTCATTTAATTACAGGTTTGGGAAACTTCGGCAGCGTCAGGAGTAAAGAGAAAATCGATGGCGAAAAAGCGGGGGTGATATCGTGGTGGGAGCGGCGGACGAGGAGTGAAAAGCGCAATGCCGCTCACCGATACGTTAGCCCTGGGCCAGCGAAGATATCGGTGAGCCGAACCGTTAGCTCAAACAAGCGTTTTTGTATCTAAAATCGCCTGAACTATCCGATGATTACCGTGCCCCCGCCGATTAGTACGCCGCCGCAGTCAACGGTATCCCCGTTACGCGCGACCGGCTTACCGTCAGCTATCACCGTCGACGAACCACCGCTGATGTTTCGCGTATGACCATGAGAGGCTAACGGATCGCCTTGCCGGGCCAACGAAAGACCATCCACCTTGACCGTCGAGGAGCTGCAATTACCGCCGTCGGCGGATGACTGCCGTGTCCCGTGTCTTTATCGCCCAGTTTAACTGCGTTTCCCATTATGTTCGTCTCTCCTTCATTAGTCCGCTGACACGACGGGATTGAAAAGCCCTCGGTTGTCTCGTTATGAGGATAAATCTATGCCCGATAAAATCTCTGAATATCGCACCCATGGGCACCCGCCGCACTTTGCTGACGCTGGGCTCCTGCTGGCGGAAAGTGCCTGGGTTGGCGAAGACTCGACTACCGCAGGCGGATAACGCAGCAGCTTATCGGTCAAGCCGCTGCGTTGTGATCCGCTTTACTTATTCAACCGGCTCCTGATCGGTTTTCGGCTGCTTGGCGCGGTAAGCATTCATGATCGGCGCCCATTCCATACCGAGGGGGATGGGGTGTTGCTTAAAGAGCGCGCTGTATTCTTTGTCAAAATCGTCGATGCCATATTGTTCTGCCACAGATACTTTTTTGTCGTACCAGTTATCATTCACTTCTTCAGCGATGCCGCGGGCAATCAATAGGTCCGGTTTAACTCGCAACTTATCGCCTTTTAACAACACCTCATAATAGCCCCCAGGTGCGAGACCAAAATAGAGCCAATTACGTTGATCGACTCGTCCGTTAACCTGATAGCGCTGCCGCATCCGCTGCGCTAAATCCGCCGGTAAATCGACCCCGATGCGGTACCGTTTACGGTCATGGAACGACACCATCTCTATCTCAGCTTTGTCAGGCACAGGGACGCCATCGGTTGGTCATCCTCCGCCCCCTGGCCAATAATAATTTTTTTCAATAATGTCTTTATACGGTGCGCCCGCGTTGCATCCCCCTCCGGGATAACTGAAAACCGTTTTTCCACCGAGATAAAAAGTCGCCTTGGTCGTGCAAAAACTATCGATATTGCTGCCTGAACCATAGCTCCAATCGACTCGCGTCTCCGCCTTGTCCGTTGAGCACGCCATCAAAGACATGCAGAAGCCAAATAAAATAAAAAGAGGTCTCGACATCATGCTTCCTGATTCCCTATCAAACGCCGCCGCTCCTTGCTAACGGTAGGCTCATTTTTACTGGTGCTGGCGGGGTTGGCGATACTTTGGTTATTGGCGCTATGGTGAAGATAGTCACGACGCAGTAACCGATAAAGGCAATTGCTTGCTCAGGTCCCTAACAATACCTTGCTCGATTGCCGCCAGCGCCCAGTATTGGTCCAGCCTGCTCAGATTTACCGATGGCGGTTTAGCCGAAAGCGACTCAAGCTGGAGCGCTTTGTCTTTCGATCGCCACTCTTTAAACGGCACCCCAGCAGCACGTCCGGCCTCCACCATCATATGCAACGGAATGCGGGAGTATTCGCCCTCTACGACCCGGCGCATCACCACCTCCACGTAGACGGCTTTTTTGGGCCAGGCATCATCTTTACCACGGCGTCGGATAAACGAATAGGGGACCAAACCGATCGCCCCTAGCGGGGGCGTGGCTGCCTGTATCTGGCACCAAAGCGTCTTCCTCACTCATAAAGCGCTCCAGTTCGATGCACTCGGTCAGCGCCGGGTCGCTGTTCGGGTCAGACAGGCTCCAGCGGCTGTAATATCCGCCGCCGATATCCGAGTGCGCCCCCGGCAGCGCGCTCGCCAGCGACAACCCCAGCGCGAAGGGCTGATTCAGCCCCTCGTCGAGCTGAAAATCCACCACCGAGAAGGTGCTCTCCGGCAGTGCGCCTATGGTTACGGTAAACTGCAATCCCGTACTGTTTGCCACCCGCTCTCTCCTTATTATTCTTGTGTTGTGACCATGGCTATCGCACGCCCTGGCTGACTCCTGAAAACGGCTCGTCGCTATCCTGATTAACATGAAGACCTGAACGAGGAGCTGAGTCCGCGCTCTTGACAATGTCTCGGTTAAAACGCAACGCCGGGTAAACTCATAATCCTATATTCGACAAGGATGACGCATCGGCAGGGGCGAATTCGTTCTGCAGAGTGAAAACGGACAGTGGGATTGAGGTAATAGGTTGAATAAATGAAACGTTCCCTGTGATGTCCTTGACACGAATCTTGTGAATAAAAAGACCGCGAAATAATAACAAACAGAGCCTTATTTAATTGTACAAATAGCGCACTAAAAACAGCGACTAACTGTTCATCGGTATTGAAATGATCTCATTTTCATCGATAACAAAATGACGGAAATACTCTATGCTCCGGCCCGATATTCCGGATAATACGATTGTCGCCCCGCCATATCTCTCCTGTATCAGGAAAGCCCACCCCAGCCGGAACAACAACAGAATACCCGCCATCCGCCGTCCTACAGCGCGGCAACATCCGCCAAACCGTCGTCACCAACGTCGCGATGAGCCTCATCAGACTTGTTGCCGCCGTCATGCACATCCTTTTTGCGCTTCGAGAGCCTGACTACCGCCGTTCAGATAGGCCAACGCCCATCACCGCGCAAGCAAGAAATCACGCGGATTGGGTCATTGTTCTACGCCCTGCTCAGCACGTTCCTGTGCCTATGCATAGTCATGAACGCTGGGGGAAAAGCTCAACACTCGGTTGTCGTCACGCAGACAGTCCAGACAGCGTTATGCCCGTCGCCAGCGAAAATATAAGCGTTCAATCACTTAGCGAGCGACAAAACCCCGGCACTAAAATATCGTTACAAATCATGTCGCTGATTCACCCTGGTCGTCGTCTTATCGCCTGGAGCAAAAGCCCTTTTGCTTCCGGCTACATGAAGCGGCTGAGACGTTGAGTTAACGATGAAAAGTACCGATATTGCGACTGATTAGAAGTAAAACCGCCTTTTTTGCCATCGGACACCCTTTCGCCACGCCCGAATATGCCTGCGCAAAGACGCCATCACAGGCTCGTTTATTGCGTTTCATCCTTGTATTTATTTGGCGAAAATTTCGCCCCCCCAACTTGATTGAGCGACGCGTTAGTCATAAGGTCGAAAAAATAGCGCGGAGGATAAGGGATATCGCAGTGCGAGTTACGTCCCCCCATCCGTGTTTGACTCACTTTGGAAGCGCCGGATTTAACGTCCGTCTCATAATGGCAGTATTCATTTCGCGGACTTGGTATGAGTCCGTCGTTTATCGATGAGAACTATGGCTAATCAATCTATTTCTCCGTCTGAGAATAACCCGCGTCATCAGGACGACAACCCGCAGAATCACAACCCAGACAGCGCTCTCGCGGAGCGCAAAACGCCCGGCAAGAAGCCGCTGATTATTCTGGCCATCGTTGTCGTGGTCATGCTGATCGTCGGCCTGTTTTTCTGGCTGACCAGTCGCAATATCGAAACCACCGATGATGCTTTTACCGACTCGGACGCGGTCACCATCGCACCGAAAGCCTCCGGCTACGTCACTCAGTTGCAGGTGAAAGATAACCAGTTCGTTAAACAAGGCGACCTACTGGTCATCATCGATCCCCGTGATAACACCGCGCAACGCGAGCAGGCGCAGGCGCAGCTGGGGCTGGCGATGGCGCAGTTGCATCAGGCGCAGGCCGCGTTGGATCTGGCGAAGGTTCAGTACCCCGCACAGAAAGATCAGGCGCTGGCGACGCTCGCTAAAGCACAGGCCAACTACGTCAATGCGCAGGAAGACGACAAACGGCAGCGGGGCGTCGACCCGCGCGCCACCTCGCAGCGCAATATCGACGCGGCCGGCGCGCAGTTAAGAAGCGCCCGCGCGGAATGGGAAAGCGCCAAGGCGCAGGTGGAAGTCGCCTCGCAGGTCGCGTTGCAAATCCGCCAGCAGGCAACCAACGTCGAAGCGCGTCAACGGCAGGTTGAGCAGGCGCAGGCTCAGCTGAATACCGCCAACCTTAACCTGTCATACACCGAAGTCCGAGCGCCTTACGACGGCTTTATCACCCGCCGCAACGTGCAGGTGGGCAGCCTGGTGCAGCCGGGGACGGCGCTGTTCTCGCTGGTGTCGCCGAATACCTGGATTACCGCGAACTTCAAAGAGTCGCAGTTGGAGCGGATGCGCCCGGGCAATAAGGTGGAAATCACCGTGGATGCCTGGCCGAAGATGAAATTGGAAGGTCACATCGACAGCATACAGATGGGGTCCGGCTCGCGTTTCTCCGCCTTTCCTGCGGAAAACGCCACCGGCAACTACGTGAAAATCGTGCAGCGCGTGCCGGTCAAAATCATTATCGACAAAGGGTTGGATCCGGAAAGACCGCTGCCGGTAGGCTTGTCGGTCGAACCCAAGGTGACGGTGAAATGAGCCAGGACCAGCGTTGGCAGCCGGTCGGGAACCCCTGGCTGGTCGCCGTTACGGTCACGCTTGCGGTGTTCATGGAGATCCTTGACACCACCATCGTCAACGTCGCCCTGCCGCATATCGCGGGTTCGCTGTCTTCCAGCTATGACGAATCAACCTGGGTACTGACGTCTTATCTGGTAGCCAACGGGATTGTACTGCCCATCTCGGCCTTCCTGAGCCGAGCATTCGGCCGTAAGCTGTTCTTTCTGCTGTGTATTGTGATGTTTACCATCTGTTCGTTCCTGTGCGGTATCGCAACGGAGCTGTGGCAAATCATCCTGTTTCGAATCTTGCAGGGCTTCTTCGGCGGCGGCCTTCAGCCCGTACAGCAGTCGGTGCTGTTGGATTACTTCAAACCGGAAGATCGCGGTAAAGCCTTCGGCCTCTCGGCGATCGCGGTGATCGTCGCGCCCGTCATCGGCCCGACGCTCGGCGGGTGGATCACCGACAACTACAGCTGGCGCTGGGTGTTCTTCATCAACATCCCCATCGGCATTTTAAGCGTGCTGGCCATCTACCATCTGTTGGAAGATCCGCCGTGGGAGCGCAAATCGCCGAAAGGCAAACTCAGCATCGACTACATCGGCATCAGCCTGCTGACCCTGGGGCTGGGCTGTCTGCAGGTCATGCTCGACCGCGGCGAGGATGACGACTGGTTCCACTCCAATTTCATCGTTACCTTTGCCATATTGACGGCGATCGGTCTGGTGGGCGCGGTCTACTGGCTGCTGTATGCCAAAAAGCCGGTGGTCGATCTCCACTGCCTGAAAGATCGCAATTTCGCGGTGTCTTGCTTGCTCATGGCGGGCATGGCGCTGGTGATGTACGCCAGTGCGGTGGTGATCCCGCAGTTGGCGCAGCAGGATTTAGGCTACACCGCGACCTGGTCCGGCATGATCCTTTCGCCGGGAGCGCTTCTGGTGGTGCTGACGATCCCGCTAGCGCTGAAGCTGATGCCGCTGGTGCAGACGCGTTGGATGATTGCGTTCGGCTTCTCCTCGCTGGCCGCCTCTTTCCTGTATTCGTCGATGCTGGCGCCGAACGTGGATTTCTACACGCTGATACTGATGCGTAGTGCCCAGACTATCGGGCTTGGTTTCCTGTTTGTGCCGCTAACCACCATCGCCTTCGTGTCCATTCCGCAACGGCTGAATGCGGATGCGTCAGCCCTGTTCACCATGTGCCGCAACGTGGCTGGGTCGGTCGGCATTTCGCTGTCAACGGCGATGATCACCGAGCGTCAGCAAGCGCACAGCGCCAGCATGGTTCATAACATGACCCCGCTCAACGAGCCGTATAATCTGGCGCTGGAGCGGTTGACGCACGCGATCAAAAATTTTTCCACGATGGCGGGCGATCCGATGTCCATCGCCACCGGCCAACTTTATAAAGAGATGATTGCCCAAGCTCGTATCCTTGCCTACATAGACGTTTTTACGGGCCTCAGCGTCATCGCTCTGCTTCTCATTCCTCTTTGTTTGCTGCTTTCTCCCATCAAGAGCAAAGGCAGTGCTGGAGCGCACTAACATGACGGTTTCTTCACCCTATTCCTATTCACGAGCCGGAACGGCGATCGCCATCTTGCTGGCGCTGTCGGCTTGTAGCGTCGGCCCCGATTATCAGGCACCGAAACCCGCCACGCCGGGCGCGTTCAAGGACATGGCGTCCGACGGCGCATCGAAACCGCTGGCGGCGGATATCAACCCCAACTGGTGGAAAACGTTTAACGACCCGCAGTTGGACAGCCTGATCGACCGGGCTATCTCCGGCAACCTCACCTTGCAGCAGGCGGTGCTCCGGATTGCTGGGTCGCGTCAACAGTTAAATCAGGCGCGCGGGGCCTGGATGCCGTCGCTCAACGGCAGCGCCTCGGCACAGCGACGTCAAATGGGTCTGAAAGGCCTGATGGAATCCCATGACGTGTACGGTCAGGTAGACCAGACCGCTCCTAATCTGACGTCATCGCTCGATAACCTGACCCAATCCGTCGGCCTGTATCAAGGCAGCTTCGACGCCTCCTGGGAGTTGGACCTGTGGGGCAAGGTGCGTCGTCAGGTCGAAGCGGCTGACGCGCAACAGCAGCAGTCGATAGAGAGCCGTAATGATGCGCTGGTGTCGCTGGAAGCCGAAGTCGCGAGAACCTATCTACAACTGCGCGGCGCACAGGCCGCCTATCAGACGCTGAAGAGCCAGATAGCGATAGCGCAGCAGACGCTGGAACTCACGGAAAGCCAGCAACGTAACGGCTTGTCTCCGCAGATGAACGTGGAAAATGCCCGCGCCCAGCTCAGTTCGCTACGCGCGCAGCTGCCCGACTATCAGGCGCAGATGCGGCAGGCGATGAACGGGCTGGCCGTACTGACCGGGCAAGTTCCGGGCGCGCTGGATCGTGAACTGGCGGCCGTGAAAGCCATGCCGGCGCTGCCTGCTGCCGTGCCGGTCGGCGTACCGTCGACGCTGGCGAGACGCCGACCGGATGTTCGTCAGGCGGAAGCGCAACTGCACGCCGCCACCGCCAATATCGGCGTCTCTGTCGCGCAGCTGTTCCCCGACCTATCGCTCACCGGGCAGCTAGGTATGCACAATACGGATTTCAGCTATATGGATAACTGGAGCAGCCACTTCTATAGCTTCGGCCCTTCGGTTTCCATTCCCCTATTTCAGGGCGGCCGTTTGGTCTCCGGCGTTAAGCTGGCGCGGGCGGGACAGGCCAGCGCGGCGCTGGGCTATCGTCAGACGGTGCTCACCGCCTTGCAGGACGTGGAAAACGCGTTGATCAGTTTCCGGACCGACCAGCAGCAGGTTGAGGAGCTCGATCGCACCGTTGAATCGCAGCAGAACGCGTTTGAGCTGGCGAGTGACGGTTACAGCAAAGGTCTGACGTCGTTCATCGAGGCACTGGACGCACAACGCCAGCTCGCGCAGGCTCGGCAGCAGGCGATACTGGCGCGCGTGCAGTGCAATC
It encodes:
- a CDS encoding DHA2 family efflux MFS transporter permease subunit, with amino-acid sequence MSQDQRWQPVGNPWLVAVTVTLAVFMEILDTTIVNVALPHIAGSLSSSYDESTWVLTSYLVANGIVLPISAFLSRAFGRKLFFLLCIVMFTICSFLCGIATELWQIILFRILQGFFGGGLQPVQQSVLLDYFKPEDRGKAFGLSAIAVIVAPVIGPTLGGWITDNYSWRWVFFINIPIGILSVLAIYHLLEDPPWERKSPKGKLSIDYIGISLLTLGLGCLQVMLDRGEDDDWFHSNFIVTFAILTAIGLVGAVYWLLYAKKPVVDLHCLKDRNFAVSCLLMAGMALVMYASAVVIPQLAQQDLGYTATWSGMILSPGALLVVLTIPLALKLMPLVQTRWMIAFGFSSLAASFLYSSMLAPNVDFYTLILMRSAQTIGLGFLFVPLTTIAFVSIPQRLNADASALFTMCRNVAGSVGISLSTAMITERQQAHSASMVHNMTPLNEPYNLALERLTHAIKNFSTMAGDPMSIATGQLYKEMIAQARILAYIDVFTGLSVIALLLIPLCLLLSPIKSKGSAGAH
- a CDS encoding HlyD family secretion protein; translation: MANQSISPSENNPRHQDDNPQNHNPDSALAERKTPGKKPLIILAIVVVVMLIVGLFFWLTSRNIETTDDAFTDSDAVTIAPKASGYVTQLQVKDNQFVKQGDLLVIIDPRDNTAQREQAQAQLGLAMAQLHQAQAALDLAKVQYPAQKDQALATLAKAQANYVNAQEDDKRQRGVDPRATSQRNIDAAGAQLRSARAEWESAKAQVEVASQVALQIRQQATNVEARQRQVEQAQAQLNTANLNLSYTEVRAPYDGFITRRNVQVGSLVQPGTALFSLVSPNTWITANFKESQLERMRPGNKVEITVDAWPKMKLEGHIDSIQMGSGSRFSAFPAENATGNYVKIVQRVPVKIIIDKGLDPERPLPVGLSVEPKVTVK
- a CDS encoding PTS mannitol transporter subunit IICBA, with product MLSPTVKVKIQNFGRFLSNMVMPNIGAFIAWGLITALFIPTGWLPNETLAKLVEPMITYLLPLLIGYTGGRLVGGERGGVVGAITTMGVIVGADMPMFMGAMMAGPLGGWAIKRFDRWVDGKIKSGFEMLVNNFSAGILGMLLAGLAFLAIGPLVSSLSKVLATGVNLLVQGNLLPLTSIFVEPAKVLFLNNAINHGIFSPLGIQQATETGKSVVFLIEANPGPGLGLLLAYMFFGKGSAKQSAPGAAIIHFFGGIHEIYFPYVLMNPRLMLAVILGGMTGVFTLTLFNAGLVSPASPGSIFAVLLMTPKSSLIGVVLSIMLSGLVSFMVSAVMLKRVPVGDEEDNGLADATRRMQSMKQKSKGGKAPGVARPQPAMRATLDASQDLSLVRRVIVACDAGMGSSAMGAGVLRKKIKDAGLTHISVTNMAINSLPEEVDLVITHQDLTERALQHAPHAIHLSLSNFLDSSLYNELTTRLLAAHHPVAANDNRLINQTIVAANDNWFDPAEYESNLFELGESNIFLNLQADDKEQAIRFAGEQLVAGGYVEPAYVEAMLEREAMTSTYLGESIAVPHGTVEAKDRVLRTGVVICQYPQGVRFGSEPDDVARLVIGIAARNNEHVQVIAHLTNALNDDGIIERLTETRSVQEMLELLSGERVA
- a CDS encoding efflux transporter outer membrane subunit, with product MTVSSPYSYSRAGTAIAILLALSACSVGPDYQAPKPATPGAFKDMASDGASKPLAADINPNWWKTFNDPQLDSLIDRAISGNLTLQQAVLRIAGSRQQLNQARGAWMPSLNGSASAQRRQMGLKGLMESHDVYGQVDQTAPNLTSSLDNLTQSVGLYQGSFDASWELDLWGKVRRQVEAADAQQQQSIESRNDALVSLEAEVARTYLQLRGAQAAYQTLKSQIAIAQQTLELTESQQRNGLSPQMNVENARAQLSSLRAQLPDYQAQMRQAMNGLAVLTGQVPGALDRELAAVKAMPALPAAVPVGVPSTLARRRPDVRQAEAQLHAATANIGVSVAQLFPDLSLTGQLGMHNTDFSYMDNWSSHFYSFGPSVSIPLFQGGRLVSGVKLARAGQASAALGYRQTVLTALQDVENALISFRTDQQQVEELDRTVESQQNAFELASDGYSKGLTSFIEALDAQRQLAQARQQAILARVQCNLDLVALYKALGGGWEPYQQVKLPAFSVFGPAES